tcatgattctattaagaaaataaatatacataaaattgtataataaaaatatttttaaaaataaataaatacatttcaaaatttatttggggTTGGTATTGGTGTAAAGTTTGTTCACACTTCTGTTGAAATAGTGGTAGGGCAGTGCTATGTGAAAGCCAATGTCCAGATTTTGGAAGGCTTTTGGTTCCCTATTTTCAGAACCCATTCCTTTAATTTTAGCTAAAATAATGACTAATTTTACTCTTTGTTAATGGGTTATTTTAAAGACTATATTGCATTTCCAGGAAAGAATGATTGGTTTGATTGAAACATATTTTTCATGACAtttgaatttattaaattaacttGTAACTGAATCTCATGTTAAAATTGATGGCCAAGTATCATCAATCTTCTTTCTTCTAAAAATAATTGTAGatgtattaaatatataaatttataagaaaaatcatgttacttctttttctttttctttttaaaatcattattataaatgtaatataattataaatgtatgtCTAAACAACTATAATTTAGAATACACAATGCAAATCCAAAAgaatcaaataaacaaatatGTAACATccaaaaaattttagaatttgattttgaaaatttttacctTAGGTTTGGTATGAGAATTTTGAGAAAATGCAATTTTCCGAGTTTTAGAATCAGTAAGATAAGATTTTTAAGTGAAGGGTCAAACGGTAAttttaattaagataattttcacattttgccCATTAATAAAGGTTTAAGGTGTAAAAAACtctcaaatttaaataaataaataaataaaaagtaattaagcatTCCTtcttttttgcactcaattaagcacttaaaatttcaaaatacataaaaaaaatgcCCTCAAACTTCTTCAAAAAATTTATGTCCCTgctttttttttcactcaattgagtacttgaactttcaaaatgcataaaaatgaccctcaaaatttttaaaatttcaattaagcCCCTACTCTtactaaaaattataataaataataaattttataaaattattaaattttaataaaaatataaaaatttagaattttttataaaaatcataaaaattaaaaaattgcaaaattttataaaaatcataaaaaatttaatgacCCTAGTTTTTCAATTAAAGTCATCATATTTCGCAACATAGCATGACATGtggcaaaaatgataaaaaaaataaaaatcaataaaacttatagaaaaattataaaattcttcttttggtatgataattttataaattttttactaaatttatatttctttacattttgtataattttcttatgactttataaatttttataatatttttataattttatatattttataatttgttacaatttttatatagtttttacgatttttatatttttctaatttttaatacattttaatattttaatttttattaaaatttaataatatttatagatttactgattttaatttttataatatttttctaatttttaagaaAAGCAAGGGCTTAATTGCTTGTTTTGAAAAAGTTTAAAggccttttgatgaattttgaaagtttagatACCCAATTGAGTGCAAAATAAAGTAggggcttaatttttttttaaaaggtttaagggttttttttatgcattttaaaaGTCCAAGTACTcaaatgagtaataaaaaaatagaaggctaatttttaaaaaaaaaaagtttaaggaCTTTTTGCACCGTTATGCCTATAATAAATTATAAGTGCGAGTTTCAATGAGATTAATTTTTGAACCTTTGagctttattttaatatcatgaGTTAATAATGGCCACAAAAAGATAAAAAGGTTGTACCTTTGACCAtcctaaatattttaaaataccaAAAAGTTGTTAAAAAGGTTAAAAAAAAAAGTGCAAAATTAGACTTAAaagtcatttttattttttaattaggcCTTTGAGCATTTTTTTAATTAGGGAAATAGACTAATTTTAGGATAGAGAAATGAAAAGTGCGTCCATCTAGGTGATAGGATTATTAACTTAATGTATCTCAATTAGGGAAAATTACGCTTGAAGCCTCTTCTTATTTTGTGGAACTTTTTGTGTAAATTCTCATGAAAATCTTTAATTATcctaattattaattaataaattgtaacaccccaaaattttagaatttaattgtGATAATTTGCAGTAATTAATCTCTGTATCTGTGGTTCTGTGTTCTGCTATTGTGGTTAAGGTTTGGAGTTTAAGTTGCATCGttaaaagttttgttatttttaaaacaacCATTATCCATGTGTTATGTAGTTAAGTgcaattttgtgtaatttgtgttaATAATAAGTCTGCTGGTTCACTGGTTAAGCATCTGTTTGTATTCTATCTAGTTTTAAGTTCGAGTCTCATCATATGCATTAGAAATTTTTTTTTGCTAAATGCTAATATGAGGATGGTGGTtagttaataaatatttttaacgtCAATTTCTTCCCttccctttcttctttctttctttttcctcctccttcatttttcttctttttcatctTCCAAGTGAGTTCTTTAATTGCATTCGGTAACTGATTATCAAAGTATTAAGAGTCCTAAGTGATTCGGAGCGTTGTTAGAAATTTTCATGTAAGTTCTGCGAAGTTGTTAGTTTCCATTTACGTAATTAAATTGGGAATTCTTCGATGGCTATACATAAATTCGTTGTTAATTAGTCGTTAATCTTGTCTTTAGGAGTGAATTCGGATGAGGGTATTCCTTCGGATGCTGTTACGAATTAGTTCAGCAGATCATCGGTAAGTGTTCGTTGTTGAAGTTTCTTGGTGTCAATTTATTCGACATAATTGATTGAGTGTTAACGTTTGCGTTATCTAGTCATTTTAGTCAATTGATTGATTGCAGAATGGTTAATTAGGTTTCGGGTAGTCTCCACATTGTTTTTTCGTCAAAACGAGATCGAGTGCATGCcaaaaaccttaatttttttagttacggtcatcaaaaatagtggttgtcaatgccacacggccaagcacacggacgtgtgtccagaccgtgtaagccacacagccgtgtcccaggctgtgtggttggccatgtaactcactattcATCGATTTGAGGTCACACAGGCaacgcacacgggcatgttttcAGGCCGTGTATGGCTATATTAGTGTAGGGTTCACACGGGcaaaggacacgggtgtgtgtctaggccgtgtaactcactgttcattGTCTTGGTGCCACATGAGCAATGACACAACATGTGTCCAGGCCATATAACTCTCTATTTGTGACTTAGGACCACATGGCCAGGGATATGGGCGTCTACCCAGGTCGTGTGAGGCATACAggcaaggacacgggcgtgtgcccaagccgtgtaactcactgttcatgTTTTGGAACCACACGGGCAGAGGACACtatgtccaggccgtgtgaaccaTACAAGCAAGGACATCGGCATATGTCCAggctgtgtgaaccacacgggcgtgtgtccaggccgtgtggcataTTAATCGGGTCCAAATATTGATTTCCTAAGGCCGTGTGTGTGGTCGACATTGACCTTAACCTCCTCAATGTATAAATGATATGAATTTGATTGTATGAGGGCTCTCTGATGCTTTATGATTGACATATGTATAGCATAACTATATGTGTAATGTGATAACTATTTTTAATATTGAACTGTACTCTATAAATGTGGATATGAGTATACTGCATATGCGTGGGTTGGGATGCTGTAAAGAAGGAAGTACTCTGATTCGAACTGATGGCTAAGCCACAATACAGATAGCTCTGAATCTGACGCTTAGACGCATTCTGATTTACCAGCTAAGTTGCGACTCTGTATACATGTCAGACAAACActctatggtgtgtagggttggacgggcgTTGAACACCCTTATTGGTGTGTTGGATGGGTCGaaaatggtgtgtagaggctgagTGTATGAAACTTGCATATGAAACTAATATGTTCTGTAAATGAAACCGAAACTACTTCTGCTTCTATAACTGAACTATTTTGTATCTGAACTAGAAGGACATCTATTGCTTAATCAGATCACGGGATTCGAGAATGATCTCTTAATTGTATTACACTTGTGTAAACCCTCTTTTATGTACTAAGTTCACAACTCATTTATTTTCTGATTGAATTGCAGGTGGTTCACAAACTTGAATGGGTCGACGCTGTAGGAGCTTGGTCAAGCTTTAGCCTTTCGTTTAATAATTACCGTTAGGGCTTTCGGTATTTTATGATAATATGATGTTTCGGGAAATTACATACTTAATTAACCATGTGCTAGATAATATATGATGAATGGTTTAGTTTTATTGCGTTATAACTGTGAGATTTTAAGATCGATGATGTAATTCGCTGGACTTGGTCTAGACATCCAGCCTAAGTTTCGAATGTTACATAAATAACGTGTTTAATCTAatgaattaagtaaaaataaagaataaatgtaCATAATGAGATATTTGTTCAAGACTACAATAAGGATTATCTATGAAAGTCCATTGTCTAAGTTAATGAGAAGTGGAATGGTGATAGGATTATTAATTCTTATAATTGTAAAATTTAGATGGTAATTAAGATACATTATAAGGTTGGTTATGTTTATATGTAAGTACTAATAATGCTGATAAGGTATATGTAAGATATTGAATACCAATTGCATAGAACGTTGCTCATGAGACTTGGATGGGGTTTTAAGATCCAATTGACTCAAATTTATATGTAACGTGAGGTATGTACACTAATTCACATGAGACTCATTGTTCTATGTTAGAAACAATTAGTTGTGTATTTATATGAAACATGTGAACTTGATGCATTTAAGAATGAAATGGTATCATTAAGTTGTTTCAAGTATGAAGTGCTCTTGTAACTTGATAGAATATATAGGACATATATAACATGCCATAGGATATTATTTGCATGCtattgaatgaatatatgatatgTTGTCTCATGGCATGGCACTTTGGTGCACTTTAGACCCCTATATGTTATTGTTTGGTTGGAAGCACTtttaatgctatatatatgttTGGAGTTAGGTAGACTCTCGAGTGTTCAAACCATATTTTACTTGGATTTCAAAGGGCTATATAAAAATGAATTGTACGATTCTCTTATATATTCACATCTGGGTAATATGAGCTTtcgaaatgatatttttttataattcttttaaTTGATAATGAATTTGTGATGCTCTCTTAATATGTCAAGTTTATCTATTGGTACAACAAATATGATCTTTCTAAATCTATATAGTTTCAATGGTAGTATCACTCTTAAACCTTTATTGCTattaattttgtaacaccccaaacccggcctagacagtATGGCCGAATCCAGGAGTGTTACGAAGAAGGGTTATGAAGCCAATAATACTTCGAAAAAACAATGTTTAGTTATTTGATAGAACGTCCAAGTTTTATAAAAcatattcatttatatatattactGAAACCGTTACATGTTGTTCTTTAGAGTTAGCTAATTATTTCATAGTAGAAGTTTGAAAATCCTTTAAAACAAAACCACTctcatattttcaaaaataacatTTGTTCACTTAAAATCATTATTTTGTTTAATCATCGCAGTTTGGAAACCATGACGCAATCAACCCAAAAATTCAAACCAAACAGTCCAAAAAGTCTAGAGagtccaaaaattacaaaaacaCGAAAACAAGAAATTTCAGTAAaactattaaataataataatagttttcgCCAATTGGTCACCACTAAGCCTCCATCATACTGATCCGCCTATGTTTGTGGATTACCTTAATAGAATAGACAACATATGTGAGTTTTCGTagactcagtgtgtaacccaacagagacAATCATGCAATATACACAAAATTTCATATCCAGTCAAATACAGATTCAAACCTAAGTCCATAACAGAAACATATATTAGAATAAGATAATAGATCAAATgtacagaatcctacccccatcctctacacaccatctccatccaccCCATCAcatcatgtggggttaaaaacacccacccatccttacacaccataaAGTGTCGATACGACACATAACAGATAATATGCAGTCAACTGTCAGATATATAGGCGAAAGGTTACCGTACAgttcacttcctccacatatacaatCTCACCCCAAACACAGATACAGATGCAACAATAATAGAATAAACATACTTAACATGCTTGTATACAGAATAAACATGCCCAAAACCTACACCCTCGTGTGGCTCACCAGTGTGGCCCATGCGCCCAAACTGACCTAGCCCGTGTAGCCCACACAACCATACTCACACCGTCACATGGCCGTGCTAAGTGCACGGCCACACTTTCAtcagtcacacggtcgtgtctcgcaTAGGGCCAACCACACAGTCGACCACACGTCCTGTGGCGTTGACAGACCCAATTTTAGGCTTTCACCAAACCTCATTTTCTTGCGTTAGGGGTATACACCTGGTTCGTTTTCGAAGCAATTGCACCCCAGAGTGAACAGTACCTAAAATTGTCAATCAAAATGCCCCCAGTTAACCTTAATTCACAATTCCAAATGATATACTTTCGAGCACAATGCAAAATCACAATAGAAAACTGCACTAAAATGATTTAGAAGCTTACCTTCGACAATGGCAGTCTCAAAACTTAACTACGCAATCAAAGGGTCTCAGATTTCTTGAGCAATACCTACCGAAATGGCAAAACAAATTAGCTCAAAAACACCCACAGAAACTAAAGCATTAAACAACATCACCCTTAACCCACATAGAAATCTTACCTATGAACCATACGAAGGAaccaaaaatttgaaaaaaaggaACAAactagaattagaaaagaaaagaaaaaggttgacagtagagaaaagaaaaaaacgtCAAAAGTAaataggaaaagaaaaaaaagaataataattaaaataataatttattattttggtaaaaattaTCCTACTATCTCTATAACTTCCCACTACTCCACTATCCAACTACTTCAGACTCTCAATTCCACCGAACCTCTAATAGACAACCGAAGCAAAAATTAACACCCATGCTCACGCAAGGATTCAAAAACCAGAGCTCCCGCAAACTAACTtattaccactcgaaccagcaagCTCATTATGATATGAGTTTACAAACAATATTACAAAAGCCTACCTAGCAGGGATAAGGCtaggataaaaaataacaaaatttgccagaagtgagacttgaacccaagacctcatacacacatccagaacacttagccattgaagcagatacatatttaTCAAGTTtcacaaaaacaaaattaaattattcagggcgttacaactctccccctaaaagaaattttgaactCGAAATTTACTAGATCCGAATAGATAAGGATATTGCTGATGCATCGAATCCTCAGGTTCTCACGTGCCTTCCTCAGTTCCATGATTTCATCACAGAACCTTTACCAATGATTTGGACTTCCTTATCAGAACTTTAATATCTTGATCCAAAAtttgaactggctcctcctcaaacATCAACTCTggtctaacctcgatctcctcaacagGGACAACGTGAGATGGATCAAATCGGTACCGCCTCAACATTGagatgtgaaacacatcatggatatggtctaactctggaggtagctttAACTGATAAACAACTGGTCTCACACGCTTCAGAATCCAATACGACACAATGATCCTAAGGCTAAACTTGCCCTTATGATCGAgcctcaaaactttcttccacaaAGATACCTTAAGGAATATGAAATCACCGACAAAGTACTCGATATCCCTCATTTTCATATCTGCATcagatttctgtctatcagaagtcACTTTCAGATGATCCTAAATCAGTCTAACCTTATCTTCAGTCTCGAAAATCGACTCAGGACTCAAAACCCATCACTCACCCAATCAGTCCAATATAGTGGAGTataacacttacgaccatacagaggcTCGTAAGATGTCATTTAGATGTTAgactggaaactattgttgtaggtgaaCTCAACTAACAGTAgaaaatcctcccaactacctcagaaatcaatcacacagctctgaagcatatcctccagtatctgaatcaccctctcaaattgaccatcggtctgaggatggaacacagtactgaagtccaatttCAAACCTAGAGCttcatgcaatttcttccaaaaccgagaAGTGAAGAGATGATCCATATCATAGATTACCGAAACAGGTATCCTATGGAATCTTACAATTTCGAAAATATAGAGCTTCGCTAACTTTTGCAGAGAGTACTCCGTCCGAACTGGAATAAAgtgggcagacttggtcaatcgatctacGATGACCCATACATAATCCTTATTAGTGGGTGATAAAGACAACCCACTAATGAAGTCTATTATCACACGCTCCCATTTCCATAAGGGAATTTTAATGGGATGGagcaaacccgaaggcaactAGTGcatagccttaacttgctggcacgtcaCATAATGAGAAACGAGATTAGTTACCTCATGTTTCAAACCCAGGCACCAGTATAGTTCACGGAGATCCCGATACATCTTATTCCTACCGGGGTGC
The Gossypium arboreum isolate Shixiya-1 chromosome 10, ASM2569848v2, whole genome shotgun sequence genome window above contains:
- the LOC108475432 gene encoding uncharacterized protein LOC108475432, which gives rise to MRDIEYFVGDFIFLKVSLWKKVLRLDHKGKFSLRIIVSYWILKRVRPVVYQLKLPPELDHIHDVFHISMLRRYRFDPSHVVPVEEIEVRPELMFEEEPVQILDQDIKVLIRKSKSLVKVL